The following proteins are co-located in the Desulfovibrio intestinalis genome:
- a CDS encoding proline racemase family protein — translation MNLSNMIQTIDTHTAGNPTRNVVAGCPAIQGTTMQEKMAYAKEHLGWLISSLMLEPRGHSNMSGTIWVPPCNPEAHMGILFIDAGGLMPMCGHSTIGCVTAMLESGTIIPEGDVCNVNIDTPAGLVRTRAEMKGGKVTRVTFRNVPSFLFCSGIVDVPGIGEVPYDVAYGGNTYAITDAKYFPGLNLRSGYRSAIEKAAQAFGGAVRNAVDFKHPEQPFINVITHVMFYTKPDDPKATYRNTVVFLPDSLDRSPCGTGTSARVAALFAKGELKLNQEFVHESVIGTQFTARIVEPATVGPCKGGVPEVSGTAYLTGFHKFVIDPSDALKNGFRLD, via the coding sequence ATGAACCTGTCTAACATGATCCAGACGATTGATACCCATACGGCTGGCAATCCAACGCGCAATGTAGTGGCTGGTTGCCCTGCCATTCAGGGAACAACCATGCAGGAAAAAATGGCCTATGCCAAAGAACATCTTGGCTGGCTGATAAGCTCTCTCATGCTGGAACCGCGCGGGCACAGCAATATGTCGGGCACCATATGGGTTCCTCCCTGCAATCCTGAAGCTCATATGGGCATACTCTTCATCGACGCTGGCGGGCTTATGCCCATGTGCGGGCACAGCACCATCGGCTGCGTCACTGCCATGCTTGAAAGTGGAACTATTATTCCTGAAGGCGACGTGTGCAATGTCAATATCGACACGCCCGCTGGCCTGGTACGAACCAGGGCGGAAATGAAGGGTGGTAAGGTAACTCGCGTGACCTTTCGAAATGTTCCCTCTTTTCTGTTCTGTTCCGGGATTGTTGACGTGCCGGGCATAGGTGAAGTGCCTTATGACGTTGCGTATGGCGGCAATACATACGCCATCACCGACGCCAAATATTTTCCGGGTCTGAACCTGCGCTCTGGCTACCGCTCAGCGATTGAAAAGGCCGCCCAGGCATTCGGCGGAGCTGTGCGCAATGCAGTAGATTTCAAGCATCCAGAGCAACCCTTTATCAATGTCATCACCCACGTGATGTTCTACACCAAACCTGACGATCCAAAAGCCACCTACCGCAACACGGTGGTCTTTTTGCCAGACTCCCTTGACCGTTCCCCGTGCGGCACTGGCACTTCGGCCCGGGTAGCCGCACTTTTTGCGAAGGGTGAGCTGAAGCTTAACCAGGAATTCGTGCACGAGAGCGTCATTGGCACGCAATTTACAGCGCGGATTGTGGAACCAGCCACAGTGGGTCCCTGCAAGGGGGGAGTGCCGGAGGTAAGCGGAACCGCCTACCTTACTGGTTTCCACAAGTTTGTTATTGACCCTTCCGACGCGCTAAAGAACGGATTCAGGCTGGACTAA
- a CDS encoding aryl-sulfate sulfotransferase produces the protein MGHPTIYPTGVTVYNPEKAWSGFTILQAPDNGALLIGMNGHEVRMWKDLHGFPNKMFPGGMLMGSTGTRHPKHGLQDQLDLVQVDWDGNIVWKFDRAEFVEDPGSEGRWMARQHHDFQREGSSTGYYAPGQEPKIDSGNTLVLCHKNTINPYISDKMLVDDVIYEVTWDGDIVWEWNCADHVEEMGFTEAARNAMCRDPNFRGGTIMENAPGVGDWMHVNSMSTLGPNKWFDAGDARFHPDNIIIDGRETNIILILDKKTGKVVWQLGPDYDRTPEEKAIGWIIGQHHAHMIPRGLPGEGNILVYDNGGWGGYGNPNPGAPRGVKAAQRDYSRILEIDPVAMKIVWQYTPHEAGFLVPLDAYRFYSPFISSAQRLPNGNTLICEGSDGRVFEVTAEHEIVWEYICPYKGHISLPMNWVYRAYRLPYSWVPQAEVPEEKAIEPMSVKDFRVAGAAPFGAMSTVKVKGTIGYYSGAGHCVAATE, from the coding sequence ATGGGCCATCCGACTATCTATCCCACAGGAGTTACAGTTTATAACCCGGAAAAAGCATGGAGCGGCTTTACTATTCTGCAAGCTCCCGATAACGGCGCCTTACTGATTGGCATGAATGGGCACGAAGTTCGTATGTGGAAGGACCTGCATGGCTTTCCCAATAAAATGTTTCCCGGCGGCATGCTCATGGGCAGCACCGGAACCCGTCATCCCAAGCATGGCCTGCAAGACCAGCTTGATCTTGTGCAGGTAGACTGGGATGGAAATATCGTGTGGAAATTCGACAGGGCAGAATTTGTAGAAGACCCGGGCAGCGAAGGCCGCTGGATGGCGCGCCAGCATCATGATTTTCAGCGTGAAGGCAGCTCCACGGGCTACTATGCCCCAGGTCAGGAGCCCAAGATAGATTCAGGCAACACGCTTGTTCTGTGCCATAAAAACACCATTAATCCCTACATCAGCGACAAAATGCTTGTCGATGACGTCATCTACGAAGTTACATGGGACGGCGACATCGTTTGGGAATGGAACTGTGCAGACCATGTAGAAGAAATGGGCTTTACCGAAGCAGCTCGCAACGCCATGTGCCGTGACCCCAACTTCCGCGGGGGCACCATAATGGAAAATGCCCCGGGCGTTGGCGACTGGATGCACGTCAACTCCATGTCCACGCTTGGCCCCAACAAATGGTTTGATGCAGGCGATGCCCGCTTCCACCCGGACAACATTATCATTGACGGGCGCGAAACCAACATCATTCTGATCCTGGACAAAAAGACGGGCAAAGTTGTCTGGCAGCTTGGGCCCGATTATGACCGCACGCCCGAAGAAAAAGCCATCGGCTGGATTATCGGCCAGCATCACGCCCATATGATTCCTCGCGGCCTTCCCGGCGAAGGTAACATTCTGGTATATGACAACGGTGGCTGGGGCGGATACGGCAACCCCAACCCTGGTGCCCCCCGAGGCGTCAAGGCTGCGCAGCGCGACTATTCCCGCATTCTTGAAATAGATCCCGTGGCCATGAAGATTGTGTGGCAGTACACGCCGCATGAAGCTGGCTTCCTTGTTCCGCTTGACGCCTACCGTTTCTACAGCCCCTTCATCAGCTCGGCACAACGCCTGCCGAACGGCAATACACTGATATGTGAAGGATCTGACGGCCGCGTATTTGAAGTGACCGCCGAACATGAAATCGTTTGGGAATACATATGCCCTTACAAGGGGCACATCAGCCTGCCAATGAACTGGGTGTACCGTGCATATCGCCTTCCCTACTCATGGGTACCCCAGGCGGAAGTTCCCGAAGAAAAAGCCATTGAACCAATGAGTGTAAAAGACTTTCGCGTAGCTGGAGCAGCCCCCTTTGGCGCCATGTCCACAGTCAAAGTCAAGGGCACCATTGGCTACTACAGCGGCGCTGGTCACTGCGTGGCTGCTACCGAATAA
- a CDS encoding APC family permease — MAEQGKFKKELNTTDLTFVALGAIFGSGWLFGASFVAQYAGPAGIISWVIGGITVFFLGLVYCELGAALPKAGGIIRFPVFSHGELVGYLLASLTVIAFSSLIAIEVVAARQYAAAWLPWLTADPSGSPTLAGWIAQLLLTILFFIINYNGVKSFAIANNIISLFKFVVPALVMIVLMFYFQPENLTAHGFAPFGSHGVQMAVTAGGVIFAYLGLTPVVSVASEVKNPQRTIPIALLLSIVLSTIIYIVLQLVFLGSIPPDMLSEGWGSIAAKFSLPYHDIALLLGLGWLGILVVADAVISPAGTGNIYMVATPRVIYAWSRSGTFFNRFSAVDRKSGIPRPALWLTLGLSIFWTMPFPPGRNSSTWFPAHCASVTPLPPLPAAHCA; from the coding sequence ATGGCTGAGCAAGGTAAGTTCAAAAAGGAATTAAATACTACAGATCTGACTTTTGTAGCCTTGGGAGCTATTTTTGGGTCAGGGTGGCTGTTTGGCGCAAGTTTTGTGGCGCAGTATGCGGGCCCTGCCGGTATTATTTCTTGGGTCATTGGTGGTATCACAGTATTCTTCCTTGGCCTTGTATACTGTGAGCTTGGAGCAGCCTTACCCAAGGCTGGCGGCATTATTCGCTTTCCTGTGTTTTCCCACGGTGAACTTGTGGGGTATCTGCTTGCCTCACTGACAGTCATTGCCTTTTCAAGCCTTATTGCCATTGAAGTTGTAGCCGCGCGCCAATATGCTGCAGCATGGCTACCCTGGCTTACAGCTGATCCTTCAGGCTCGCCAACTCTGGCAGGCTGGATAGCGCAACTTTTGCTGACAATCCTTTTCTTTATAATCAACTATAACGGTGTAAAATCATTCGCTATTGCCAATAATATCATCAGTCTCTTCAAGTTTGTGGTGCCTGCGTTGGTTATGATAGTGCTGATGTTCTACTTTCAGCCTGAAAATCTTACTGCGCACGGCTTTGCACCATTTGGAAGCCACGGTGTGCAGATGGCAGTAACCGCCGGGGGCGTCATTTTTGCCTATCTTGGCTTGACTCCTGTGGTTTCTGTGGCCAGCGAAGTAAAAAATCCCCAGCGGACCATCCCCATCGCCTTGCTGTTATCCATCGTACTTTCCACCATTATATATATCGTACTGCAGCTGGTTTTTCTTGGCAGTATTCCCCCGGACATGCTTTCTGAAGGCTGGGGCAGCATAGCCGCAAAGTTTTCTCTTCCCTATCATGACATTGCTTTGCTACTGGGTCTTGGTTGGCTGGGTATACTTGTAGTGGCCGATGCAGTCATTTCACCCGCCGGAACAGGAAATATCTACATGGTCGCGACCCCCCGGGTCATTTACGCATGGTCGCGCAGTGGCACATTCTTTAACCGGTTTTCTGCCGTGGACAGAAAATCGGGCATTCCCCGTCCTGCTCTTTGGCTCACACTTGGGCTTTCCATATTCTGGACAATGCCCTTCCCCCCTGGAAGGAACTCATCAACGTGGTTTCCGGCGCATTGTGCCTCAGTTACGCCCTTGCCCCCATTGCCTGCGGCGCACTGCGCATAA
- a CDS encoding MFS transporter, with the protein MPGQERIRNNYFDGLQVTGRHKAVFFIIMVAYFCEQMDNWNFGFIAPALMQHWGLTMRDIGTVTFWYFTAMTCGGFVGGFISDLIGRRKTFLIAITLFSTASIINGLTDDFHVFVASRALTGFGVFCLMVCSQAYIAEMAPAESRGKWQNLVAGVGFCAVPVIGMLCRAIIPLHEEAWRYIFYLGGMGYIALFIAWKYLDESPRWLVSRGRIKEAEFVMRDLTHLDIDLSEAASKGATKKPPMREVLLGMISQKYIKRTLVILVLVLCTNPATFVVTNWTATLLKAHGFTLEECLMATTLISIGVPLGLFASSAFTDMGGRKIPLVIMLAAMAVLAPIFGNVSSYWTVVGVGALLTAFVMGLGFTIFSYTAESYPTHLRNTATGFHSSIGRLAVAFSQPLIPLVYAAYSFDGVFYIFSALCVVPALVLALWGARTGGKSLEDIA; encoded by the coding sequence ATGCCAGGCCAAGAGAGAATACGCAACAATTACTTCGACGGACTTCAAGTCACCGGTCGCCATAAAGCTGTATTTTTCATTATTATGGTGGCCTATTTTTGCGAACAAATGGACAACTGGAACTTCGGCTTTATCGCCCCGGCCCTGATGCAGCACTGGGGGCTGACAATGCGTGACATTGGCACTGTCACGTTTTGGTATTTTACTGCCATGACATGCGGCGGCTTTGTGGGCGGGTTCATATCCGATCTAATTGGACGCCGAAAAACATTTCTTATTGCCATCACCCTGTTTTCGACGGCGTCCATCATCAACGGATTGACGGACGACTTTCATGTTTTTGTAGCTTCACGGGCTCTTACGGGATTTGGGGTATTTTGTCTTATGGTTTGTTCCCAGGCCTATATTGCTGAAATGGCTCCAGCGGAAAGCCGGGGGAAATGGCAAAATCTCGTGGCGGGTGTCGGCTTTTGCGCCGTGCCTGTCATCGGCATGCTTTGCAGAGCTATCATTCCACTACATGAAGAAGCATGGCGCTACATATTCTATCTTGGCGGTATGGGCTACATCGCCCTGTTTATCGCCTGGAAGTACCTGGATGAATCCCCACGCTGGCTGGTAAGCCGTGGGCGCATCAAGGAAGCGGAATTTGTCATGCGCGACCTGACTCATCTGGATATTGACCTTTCTGAAGCTGCCAGCAAAGGCGCTACAAAAAAGCCGCCCATGCGTGAAGTTCTGCTGGGTATGATCAGCCAGAAGTACATCAAAAGAACACTGGTCATCCTTGTGTTGGTGCTCTGCACCAACCCCGCGACTTTTGTAGTGACAAACTGGACTGCCACGCTGCTCAAGGCTCACGGCTTTACCCTTGAAGAATGCCTGATGGCTACGACCCTCATTTCAATCGGCGTTCCCCTGGGCCTCTTCGCCTCCAGCGCCTTTACCGATATGGGCGGTCGCAAGATACCGCTGGTCATCATGCTGGCTGCAATGGCGGTGCTGGCTCCCATATTTGGCAATGTCAGCTCTTACTGGACCGTTGTAGGCGTAGGCGCTCTGCTCACTGCCTTTGTTATGGGCCTGGGATTCACAATTTTTTCCTATACGGCAGAATCCTACCCCACCCATTTGCGCAACACCGCCACGGGGTTCCATTCTTCCATTGGCCGTCTTGCCGTGGCCTTTTCCCAGCCGCTCATTCCTCTAGTCTACGCGGCATACAGCTTTGACGGCGTGTTTTACATATTCAGCGCGCTTTGCGTTGTGCCAGCTCTTGTGCTGGCCCTGTGGGGCGCCCGTACGGGTGGCAAGTCTCTCGAAGATATTGCCTGA
- a CDS encoding PAS domain-containing protein, which yields MRCLPVEVSPHNPVYQQSIHEAWKDFIDGGEIRGRVPDHILDGWLLSRAARIDPMRVPDVPVLERQHLDDLYDEFATLLTAASPVLEMLNSCIQGTGYMAILAAPSGHIIATVGDKDLLDMARTQYNMPGADRSINKVGASAIGMTLERCRPVQIFGYEHYNAGLHSWRCASAPILADASGVLAVLTISGNIASPDIQALAMVTTFANYIGMRVRQQNIEVTGQKLKALLRSAHDSLSYPLLVLDDNGGITHANRHASKLFTSRGLELSGRSATSLVSPSDVQRLQLALSGQRLGHDSLTFLTEHGPQRIACTFSPVELDEGNLVGMALSLNPDSSSAGGRVRNRDGTSSPSP from the coding sequence ATGAGGTGTCTTCCGGTCGAGGTTTCCCCCCATAATCCCGTATATCAGCAAAGCATTCATGAAGCCTGGAAGGATTTTATCGATGGTGGTGAAATCCGTGGGCGCGTGCCTGATCATATTTTGGACGGATGGTTGCTCAGTAGGGCCGCTCGTATAGACCCCATGCGGGTTCCTGATGTTCCGGTGCTGGAGAGACAGCATTTGGACGACTTGTACGACGAATTTGCCACGTTGCTCACTGCGGCGTCCCCTGTGCTGGAGATGCTGAATTCATGCATACAAGGCACCGGGTATATGGCCATTCTTGCCGCGCCATCCGGTCATATTATCGCTACTGTGGGTGATAAAGATCTCTTGGATATGGCCCGTACCCAATACAATATGCCGGGCGCTGACAGAAGCATCAACAAGGTTGGAGCTTCTGCCATTGGCATGACTTTGGAGCGTTGCCGCCCTGTGCAAATATTTGGTTACGAGCATTATAATGCGGGCCTGCATTCGTGGCGTTGCGCCTCTGCGCCTATTCTGGCCGATGCTTCTGGCGTATTGGCTGTGCTGACCATTTCAGGCAACATTGCAAGCCCTGACATACAGGCGCTCGCAATGGTGACCACTTTCGCCAACTATATCGGCATGCGGGTGCGGCAACAGAACATTGAAGTTACCGGGCAAAAGCTTAAAGCCTTATTACGCAGTGCGCACGATTCGTTGAGCTATCCTTTGCTGGTGCTCGACGATAATGGCGGCATCACTCACGCCAACAGGCACGCTTCGAAATTGTTCACGTCACGCGGGCTGGAGCTGTCGGGCAGAAGTGCAACTTCACTTGTAAGTCCTTCTGACGTGCAGCGTCTGCAGCTGGCACTGTCTGGACAAAGGTTGGGGCACGACAGTTTGACGTTTCTTACAGAGCACGGTCCTCAGCGCATTGCCTGCACCTTTTCACCAGTAGAGCTGGATGAAGGAAATCTTGTGGGCATGGCTCTTTCGCTGAATCCTGACTCCAGCAGCGCAGGCGGTAGAGTCAGAAACCGGGATGGCACTTCGTCCCCGTCTCCGTGA
- a CDS encoding sigma-54 interaction domain-containing protein: MLGASHTLRQAIDFARRASRLASRIIIYGESGTGKELFAQAIHNAGSNPERPFVGISCAAIPNDLIEAELFGHEEGAFTGARKGGQKGRLEAANGGTLFLDEVNSLPLSVQAKLLRVLQEMVFSPLGSNRLVRLDARVIAAGNVNLANEVQAGTFRSDLYYRLNVVEIELPPLRERKGDVELLAKMFWRNLCKEMGMTLATIEPAVIEALKAYPWPGNVRELQNVCERACILADGNSIRLDCLPRHIFEQHENVLVDAKPHIPLGHTSMDDLCEDLVRKTLEASGGNISKASETLGIARTTLYRKMKKYGLGQ, translated from the coding sequence ATTCTTGGGGCAAGCCATACCTTGCGGCAGGCGATTGACTTTGCCCGGCGAGCTTCCCGGTTAGCATCGCGTATAATCATTTATGGTGAAAGCGGTACTGGCAAAGAATTGTTCGCTCAGGCCATCCATAATGCAGGAAGCAACCCTGAACGGCCTTTTGTCGGTATTTCCTGTGCCGCCATTCCCAATGATCTTATTGAAGCCGAACTGTTTGGTCATGAAGAGGGCGCGTTCACCGGTGCTCGGAAGGGGGGACAAAAGGGACGGCTTGAAGCAGCCAATGGCGGAACACTGTTTTTAGACGAAGTGAACAGCTTGCCCCTGTCTGTTCAGGCCAAACTGCTTCGCGTACTTCAGGAAATGGTATTCTCGCCTCTTGGCAGCAATCGCCTCGTTCGGCTTGATGCACGCGTAATTGCGGCGGGCAACGTAAATCTGGCTAATGAGGTGCAGGCCGGAACTTTTCGTTCTGACCTCTACTACAGGCTTAACGTTGTGGAAATAGAGTTGCCGCCTCTTCGTGAGCGCAAAGGCGATGTTGAATTGCTGGCAAAGATGTTCTGGCGCAATCTCTGTAAGGAAATGGGTATGACTCTGGCTACAATTGAGCCGGCCGTGATTGAAGCGCTCAAGGCATATCCGTGGCCGGGAAATGTGCGGGAACTGCAAAATGTTTGTGAAAGAGCGTGTATCCTCGCAGACGGTAACTCCATCAGGCTTGACTGCTTACCGCGCCATATTTTCGAACAGCATGAAAATGTTCTGGTTGATGCCAAACCTCATATACCCCTTGGGCACACCTCTATGGACGACCTGTGCGAAGATTTGGTGCGAAAAACTCTTGAGGCATCCGGCGGAAATATTAGCAAAGCGTCTGAAACTCTGGGCATAGCCAGAACGACTCTGTACCGGAAAATGAAAAAATACGGTTTGGGACAATAA
- a CDS encoding Crp/Fnr family transcriptional regulator, translated as MSFIELFKHNECWGKVVSDKPRRWGKGWRFSDESPLMYYLLSGRVRLMALDAKGNEKTLWYLGNGCCFNETVLFESSSMISRFPARRVRFYHECTKNCYLHAFSRQDVEALSREKPELLINLCESYSKKVGLLAKQLVSLSLESPLTRVCKYLASRIVPGSNPLCAHRDMSYREMADLLGMHRTSIHKVMRQWQAEGIWDFDRNSSDVIILQPDAFFEEASM; from the coding sequence ATGTCTTTTATAGAATTGTTTAAGCATAATGAATGCTGGGGCAAGGTAGTTAGCGACAAGCCGCGGCGATGGGGAAAAGGTTGGAGGTTCAGCGATGAATCGCCGCTGATGTATTATTTGCTCAGCGGCAGGGTGCGTTTGATGGCTTTGGACGCTAAAGGTAATGAAAAAACATTGTGGTATCTGGGTAACGGCTGCTGCTTTAATGAAACTGTACTTTTTGAATCAAGCTCTATGATAAGCCGGTTTCCAGCTCGGCGGGTCAGATTTTATCATGAGTGCACAAAAAATTGCTACCTGCATGCATTCTCCAGGCAAGATGTTGAGGCTTTGAGTAGGGAAAAACCCGAGCTTTTGATCAATCTTTGTGAGAGCTACTCCAAAAAGGTCGGGCTATTGGCGAAGCAACTCGTATCGCTCAGCCTGGAATCGCCCCTGACCAGAGTTTGCAAGTACCTTGCTTCGCGAATTGTGCCGGGGTCAAATCCACTATGTGCTCACCGCGATATGTCCTACCGCGAAATGGCAGATCTGCTGGGCATGCACCGTACTTCCATCCACAAGGTGATGCGCCAGTGGCAGGCAGAAGGCATATGGGATTTTGACAGAAACAGTTCTGACGTGATTATCTTACAGCCAGACGCTTTTTTTGAAGAAGCCAGCATGTGA
- a CDS encoding outer membrane homotrimeric porin translates to MKTFGSKLFCLLFCAVFMLIAVRGNAVDFKVKGAFDVSFETSNVIPLGVKGSDSFQALQRLRFQLDAVASENVSGSLIVTVGTNGQYWGSAKDGAALGGDGSNVVGIRAAYIDWRVPQTETKIRMGIQPLLLPGFVTDWSAVYGQFTSGITVNSPIYENNDFSIGSTFFWGRPYNDNSQNTQGGRLEKNYLDNLDVFALVLPIKAEGIKISPWGMYALIGENSLRGINDNASQREPAIYAPRGGLMPILGSGMNYFQTFEKNYRNAGNTWGNGWWGGLTVNLSQWEPWDVAVEGTYGRVDMGELKNYTQFDPKGAGKTFQLLRQGWYAAMRVDYKLGWGTPGVLAWYGSGDDDNPYNGSERLPVFNTPWPVTPLGFGGGFFDLDSWKVLGHNPGGMMGFVGSIKDVSFIDDLKHTLKLAYFHGTNSSDMPRKANMVSYPTRADGPMAYLTTTDHAWEASLSNTYKIYENLQVNLEGAYVKLHLDSDTWRGAQDSQFDDNWRVSVSFRYTF, encoded by the coding sequence ATGAAAACTTTTGGCAGCAAATTGTTTTGCCTGCTGTTCTGTGCCGTGTTCATGTTGATTGCAGTTCGGGGCAATGCCGTAGATTTTAAGGTTAAGGGGGCCTTTGACGTCAGTTTTGAAACTTCCAACGTTATTCCGCTTGGCGTGAAAGGAAGTGATTCTTTTCAAGCTTTGCAGCGTCTGCGCTTTCAATTGGACGCTGTAGCCAGCGAAAACGTGTCAGGTAGTCTGATTGTTACCGTAGGCACAAATGGTCAGTATTGGGGATCAGCCAAGGATGGTGCGGCTCTTGGAGGTGACGGCAGTAATGTCGTTGGCATTCGTGCTGCCTATATTGACTGGCGGGTGCCACAAACTGAAACCAAAATCCGAATGGGCATACAGCCTTTGTTGTTGCCCGGTTTCGTAACCGATTGGAGCGCCGTGTACGGGCAATTTACGTCCGGCATTACGGTCAATTCTCCAATTTACGAAAACAATGATTTTTCTATTGGTTCTACATTTTTCTGGGGCAGGCCCTACAATGACAATTCCCAGAATACCCAAGGCGGACGTCTTGAAAAAAATTACCTGGATAATCTGGATGTCTTTGCCCTTGTACTGCCCATAAAGGCAGAAGGAATAAAAATTTCACCTTGGGGAATGTACGCCCTTATTGGGGAAAACAGCCTGCGCGGCATAAATGATAATGCCTCTCAGCGCGAACCTGCTATCTACGCGCCCCGTGGCGGGCTTATGCCCATACTTGGTAGCGGCATGAATTACTTCCAGACGTTTGAAAAGAACTACCGCAATGCTGGCAATACCTGGGGAAATGGCTGGTGGGGTGGTTTGACGGTCAATCTGAGCCAGTGGGAGCCTTGGGATGTTGCCGTTGAAGGTACATATGGCCGTGTGGATATGGGCGAATTAAAAAACTACACCCAGTTTGACCCCAAGGGCGCTGGTAAAACCTTTCAGCTTCTGCGCCAGGGCTGGTATGCGGCCATGCGGGTTGATTACAAGCTCGGTTGGGGTACGCCGGGAGTGCTGGCCTGGTATGGCAGCGGCGACGACGACAACCCGTACAATGGTTCTGAACGGTTGCCCGTTTTTAATACGCCGTGGCCAGTGACGCCTTTGGGCTTTGGCGGCGGTTTCTTTGACCTGGATTCCTGGAAGGTGTTGGGGCATAACCCCGGCGGCATGATGGGATTTGTGGGCAGCATCAAGGATGTGAGCTTCATTGATGACCTGAAGCACACTCTCAAGCTTGCCTATTTTCACGGCACCAACAGTTCGGATATGCCGCGTAAGGCCAACATGGTTTCTTATCCCACACGGGCAGACGGGCCTATGGCCTATCTGACGACAACCGACCATGCGTGGGAAGCGAGCCTCTCCAATACCTATAAGATATATGAAAATCTTCAGGTAAACCTGGAAGGCGCTTACGTTAAATTGCACCTGGATTCAGATACGTGGCGCGGTGCCCAGGATTCACAGTTTGATGACAACTGGCGCGTTTCTGTGTCGTTCCGCTATACCTTCTAG
- a CDS encoding glutaredoxin family protein produces MSITLYTAPDCIRCKIVKNFLAERGLDYDTIDFKADAQAFNTFYRTNRKSIYRNPEGVEFPLFDDGKVIKQGSGEILAYLLSGQVLESCVTRSDMLHGKISGIYPSQCPDGQEENMLTLVDRLAKGGLQVWLQVDGRKPALLQNFLCNKDVRVILNVVGGNASTERTLGGAPTKSELAETIDLVRNTPEGIIRFFAVPQSREDGTWSWPDRSEAVAAAQMVAEACNLPTLPYSIDAVTPEMAWDMRGLEALPEQTLLIYRSASRQFLFKADIAK; encoded by the coding sequence GTGAGCATCACCCTTTACACCGCGCCCGACTGTATTCGATGCAAAATTGTTAAAAACTTTCTTGCCGAACGCGGGCTGGACTACGACACCATTGATTTCAAAGCCGATGCGCAAGCATTTAACACTTTTTACCGCACCAACCGCAAATCCATTTACCGTAACCCCGAAGGTGTGGAATTTCCTCTTTTTGATGATGGAAAGGTTATCAAGCAGGGATCAGGAGAAATTCTGGCCTATCTACTTTCCGGTCAAGTTCTCGAGAGCTGCGTGACCAGAAGCGACATGCTACACGGTAAAATTTCTGGCATCTACCCTTCCCAGTGCCCTGATGGACAAGAAGAAAATATGCTTACCCTTGTTGACCGCCTTGCAAAAGGCGGCCTGCAGGTATGGCTGCAAGTGGATGGACGCAAGCCCGCGCTGCTGCAAAATTTTTTGTGCAACAAGGACGTGCGTGTCATTCTTAATGTCGTGGGCGGAAACGCCAGCACAGAGCGCACCCTGGGCGGCGCCCCCACAAAGAGTGAACTTGCTGAAACCATTGACCTTGTGCGCAATACGCCGGAAGGCATCATCCGCTTTTTTGCAGTTCCCCAGTCACGCGAGGACGGCACATGGTCCTGGCCTGACAGGTCCGAAGCCGTTGCAGCGGCTCAAATGGTGGCCGAGGCCTGCAACTTGCCTACCCTGCCCTACAGTATCGACGCCGTTACGCCAGAAATGGCCTGGGATATGCGCGGGCTTGAGGCGCTGCCGGAACAAACGCTGCTCATATATCGTTCCGCTTCACGCCAGTTTCTGTTCAAAGCCGACATCGCCAAGTAA